The Ooceraea biroi isolate clonal line C1 chromosome 1, Obir_v5.4, whole genome shotgun sequence genome has a window encoding:
- the LOC105286743 gene encoding ITG-like peptide isoform X1 gives MKACTAITLVLVANTAYIGVEAWGGLFNRFSPEMLSNLGYGGHGGYINRPGLLQQEGYGGIYGEAAEPTEEPCYERKCVYNDHCCPGAICVNVDGVVGTCVYDFGMKQGELCRRDSDCETGLMCAEMPGRETKSCQPPTTSNKLYNEECTMSSECDISRGLCCQLQRRHRQTPRKVCSYFKDPLVCIGPVATDQIKSVIQYTSGEKRITGQGSRLFKRMPFA, from the exons ATGAAGGCCTGTACGGCGATAACGCTGGTACTTGTGGCGAACACGGCGTACATCGGTGTCGAAGCTTGGGGTGGTCTTTTCAACCGCTTCAGCCCTGAGATGTTATCCAATCTCGGCTACGGCGGTCACGGTGGATATATAAATCGTCCTGGGCTATTACAG CAGGAAGGATATGGCGGCATATATGGGGAAGCAGCTGAACCCACAGAAGAACCCTGCTACGAGAGGAAATGCGTATACAATGATCATTGTTGCCCAGGTGCTATTTGCGTAAACGTCGATGGAG TTGTCGGAACATGCGTCTACGACTTCGGCATGAAACAAGGTGAGCTCTGCAGGAGGGATAGCGATTGCGAAACCGGCTTGATGTGCGCCGAGATGCCTGGTCGCGAAACGAAATCGTGTCAACCGCCGACGACTTCGAACAAGTTATACA ACGAGGAGTGCACTATGTCAAGCGAGTGTGACATCAGTCGTGGACTGTGCTGTCAACTACAAAGACGACACCGACAAACTCCTAGAAAG GTTTGCTCGTACTTCAAGGACCCGCTAGTATGCATCGGCCCGGTGGCGACAGATCAGATTAAGTCCGTAATCCAATACACCTCCGGCGAGAAACGAATCACCGGGCAGGGCAGCCGGTTATTCAAGAGGATGCCGTTCGCCTAA
- the LOC105286743 gene encoding ITG-like peptide isoform X2, translated as MKACTAITLVLVANTAYIGVEAWGGLFNRFSPEMLSNLGYGGHGGYINRPGLLQEGYGGIYGEAAEPTEEPCYERKCVYNDHCCPGAICVNVDGVVGTCVYDFGMKQGELCRRDSDCETGLMCAEMPGRETKSCQPPTTSNKLYNEECTMSSECDISRGLCCQLQRRHRQTPRKVCSYFKDPLVCIGPVATDQIKSVIQYTSGEKRITGQGSRLFKRMPFA; from the exons ATGAAGGCCTGTACGGCGATAACGCTGGTACTTGTGGCGAACACGGCGTACATCGGTGTCGAAGCTTGGGGTGGTCTTTTCAACCGCTTCAGCCCTGAGATGTTATCCAATCTCGGCTACGGCGGTCACGGTGGATATATAAATCGTCCTGGGCTATTACAG GAAGGATATGGCGGCATATATGGGGAAGCAGCTGAACCCACAGAAGAACCCTGCTACGAGAGGAAATGCGTATACAATGATCATTGTTGCCCAGGTGCTATTTGCGTAAACGTCGATGGAG TTGTCGGAACATGCGTCTACGACTTCGGCATGAAACAAGGTGAGCTCTGCAGGAGGGATAGCGATTGCGAAACCGGCTTGATGTGCGCCGAGATGCCTGGTCGCGAAACGAAATCGTGTCAACCGCCGACGACTTCGAACAAGTTATACA ACGAGGAGTGCACTATGTCAAGCGAGTGTGACATCAGTCGTGGACTGTGCTGTCAACTACAAAGACGACACCGACAAACTCCTAGAAAG GTTTGCTCGTACTTCAAGGACCCGCTAGTATGCATCGGCCCGGTGGCGACAGATCAGATTAAGTCCGTAATCCAATACACCTCCGGCGAGAAACGAATCACCGGGCAGGGCAGCCGGTTATTCAAGAGGATGCCGTTCGCCTAA
- the LOC113563549 gene encoding uncharacterized protein LOC113563549 has protein sequence MEQERPPGGHIRIPWINTSKRERDRWRCKERDKDQARNEQGKPDKRQRRVLEHGDTAARLRDFREHVPEVVIGWREKKKGRKGRRAGDCGACATLYMRPCDGNRNDVEV, from the exons ATGGAGCAGGAGCGACCGCCCGGCGGGCACATCAGGATACCTTGGATCAATACATCCAAGAGAGAACGAGACCGGTGGCGGTGTAAGGAGCGCGACAAGGACCAAGCTAGAAACGAGCAAGGTAAACCCGACAAACGACAACGACGTGTCCTGGAACACGGGGATACGGCCGCTCGTCTTCGTGATTTTCGGGAACACGTGCCTGAG GTCGTGATCGGGTGGCGCGAAAAAAAAAAGGGTAGAAAAGGAAGACGGGCCGGTGATTGTGGCGCATgcgccaccctgtatatgcgcCCGTGTGATGGCAACCGGAACGACGTAGAAGTATAG
- the LOC113563542 gene encoding serine protease lint-like, translating to MAAEKGFCLLFMLLTLTCTFSYSWTPQNEGRKLFGGYTIVPKACRPLMPSRVKSSEPAICMFNYECTRRNGEVVGACMDGFLFGACCQLPPKSSMNGNDESPGNQELFHLHQIDHVPDIPILLNPNGTPVGMSVPPTDEIMNTDKPSISNRPNGGETTYTKLSSSNQASASPLPSPDVANNAEKTQLPQQADVSHLADNFPALLGQQDIIDDLRLPGLLTHSESNNYIHDHQDTSAVNPVTTLLSPDQILQIADPVDQLPALFSHGLGNNHSDPETILLNENGTMLEETNNPDEIFRPSTETTISERITQGGSTSDIWIKFPEQSASSTMELTSTSQAPKSTPAVITKMPMVTQMYANTQKLTSDLSSTQLMTNTFQKVNTIEKKTSTQVTNSIKPEVTTPMSTTSEKDELVRVPTIMYDLPSGGNKKKDDVLDKEEIAINHIISILNDTTPKSEVSVTLPVPNSSPVQAWVSIDETSKPSHHVKVGSSSYRPTTPATSTFPYTFYKPSSLHRPSSTYYNYELVPTETTYTSQHSTLSNSYASRPSTQTTYSGASSSSSSSSFGSYSDSRPTTNPPAPTVIVLGPLGTEFTQKTTQKPITRKPGATIRPTSSPSKTTPIRPISTKKPGVSTTITHNVSTVISSVATNNVVSTSYISVNLKDGTSAKPIIGPVSTEAIAPGTGSTKERPSTKKPVVWTTISSWSDKPTFNLKPSTSNINWLFKDTINDDAENTKSTTSTVPCDDETAAPDDLINFPPVRNPNLNISVPISQQEKPTIVETFNNTGYPDIELISENDIPTPTFIEDAVLTNKVDAFVNKLVESLQGNFQNLKDVVYSQNSTTATSTAPSATPSTVTRRPISGNTTTRRPTRKPTTRPSSLSTTTKRPSATTKRPTRPTQKPLSSEKPTRPTKVTTAKPKPSTLQNVTTKRPQITTKRPKPTRKTTITPSSSTEASLQEQSLTLTNATENSSADTSAEPNFRTHCGVRPLMSRAGKIVGGKGAQFGEWPWQVLVREATWLGLFTKNKCGGVLITDKYVITAAHCQPGFLASLVAVFGEFDISGELESKRSVTKNVRRVIVNRGYDPATFENDLALLELESPVQFDEHIVPICMPEEGIDFTGRMATVTGWGRLKYNGGVPSVLQEVQVPIMENAVCQEMFQTAGHSKLILESFLCAGYANGQKDSCEGDSGGPLVMERPDGRWFLVGTVSHGIKCAAPYLPGVYMRTTYFKPWLHSITGV from the exons atgGCTGCTGAGAAAGGTTTCTGTCTGTTATTCATGTTGCTTACTCTGACATGCACCTTTTCTTACTCCTGGACACCTCAGAATGAAG GTAGAAAGCTGTTCGGCGGCTATACGATAGTACCGAAGGCGTGTCGGCCGTTGATGCCATCGCGCGTCAAGTCGAGCGAGCCAGCGATATGCATGTTCAATTACGAATGCACGCGACGCAACGGCGAGGTCGTCGGCGCCTGTATGGACGGCTTCCTCTTTGGTGCGTGCTGTCAACTGCCACCCAAGAGCTCAATGAACGGCAATGACGAGTCTCCCGGCAACCAGGAGCTCTTCCACCTGCACCAGATCGACCATGTGCCCGATATACCAATCCTGTTGAATCCGAACGGTACGCCGGTCGGCATGTCGGTCCCGCCGACAGACGAGATCATGAACACCGACAAACCGAGTATTTCGAATCGTCCGAACGGCGGCGAGACGACATATACGAAGCTATCCAGTTCGAATCAAGCTTCTGCGTCACCGTTGCCGTCACCTGACGTCGCAAACAATGCCGAGAAGACACAACTACCCCAGCAAGCGGACGTCAGCCACTTGGCTGATAACTTCCCGGCACTCTTGGGTCAGCAAGACATTATTGACGATCTGAGGCTACCGGGATTATTGACTCATTCGGAGTCCAATAACTATATCCACGACCATCAGGACACGTCTGCAGTGAATCCAGTCACCACGTTGTTGAGCCCCGATCAGATTCTGCAGATAGCGGATCCGGTAGATCAGCTGCCGGCGTTGTTCTCCCACGGACTCGGCAACAATCACAGCGATCCCGAGACGATACTGCTGAACGAGAACGGTACGATGCTCGAGGAAACGAACAACCCAGACGAGATTTTCCGACCTTCCACCGAAACAACGATCAGTGAGAGAATCACGCAGGGTGGTAGCACGTCGGATATCTGGATCAAGTTCCCGGAGCAATCTGCGTCGTCCACGATGGAGTTAACATCCACATCGCAAGCTCCTAAATCAACACCGGCCGTGATAACGAAGATGCCGATGGTGACTCAGATGTATGCCAACACGCAAAAGCTTACGAGCGATCTGTCTAGCACGCAACTCATGACAAACACCTTCCAGAAAGTGAACACGATCGAGAAGAAGACTTCCACGCAAGTAACGAATTCGATAAAGCCCGAGGTTACCACGCCAATGAGCACCACCAGCGAGAAAGACGAGCTAGTAAGAGTACCGACCATCATGTATGATTTGCCATCAGGAGGCAACAAGAAAAAGGATGACGTTCTCGACAAGGAGGAGATTGCCATCAATCACATAATCTCCATCTTGAACGACACGACGCCGAAATCAGAAGTTTCGGTGACTCTACCGGTTCCTAATTCGTCGCCGGTTCAGGCCTGGGTGAGCATTGACGAGACCTCGAAGCCATCCCATCACGTGAAGGTTGGCTCTTCGAGTTATCGGCCGACTACGCCTGCGACCTCGACTTTCCCTTATACTTTCTACAAGCCTAGCTCTCTTCACAGGCCCTCCTCGACGTATTACAATTACGAGCTCGTTCCTACCGAAACGACCTACACGTCACAGCACTCGACCTTGAGCAACTCTTACGCATCGCGACCATCTACGCAGACGACATATTCTGGCGCTTctagcagcagtagcagcagcagttTTGGCAGCTACTCCGACAGTCGGCCTACAACGAATCCACCAGCACCGACAGTGATAGTTCTTGGTCCACTCGGAACAGAGTTTACGCAAAAGACAACTCAGAAACCTATCACAAGAAAGCCCGGCGCGACTATCAGGCCTACATCAAGTCCAAGTAAAACCACTCCCATCAGACCTATCAGCACAAAAAAACCAGGCGTGTCCACCACCATAACGCACAATGTCAGCACCGTTATCTCCAGTGTGGCTACTAACAACGTGGTGTCCACCAGTTACATCAGCGTCAATCTGAAAGACGGTACCAGTGCGAAACCGATAATCGGTCCAGTGAGCACCGAGGCGATCGCACCGGGAACCGGAAGCACAAAGGAGCGACCGAGCACGAAGAAGCCCGTAGTCTGGACGACGATCTCCTCGTGGTCCGACAAGCCGACGTTCAATCTGAAGCCGTCGACATCCAATATTAATTGGTTGTTTAAGGACACCATAAACGACGATGCCGAGAACACGAAAAGCACTACCAGCACTGTACCCTGCGACGATGAGACCGCAGCGCCAGACGATCTCATCAACTTCCCACCGGTGCGGAATCCGAATCTCAACATCTCCGTGCCGATCTCGCAGCAGGAGAAACCGACGATCGTCGAGACGTTCAACAACACCGGATATCCGGATATCGAACTGATTAGCGAGAACGACATCCCTACGCCCACGTTCATCGAAGACGCCGTACTGACGAACAAAGTGGACGCTTTCGTCAACAAGCTCGTCGAGTCGCTGCAGGGTAACTTCCAG AACCTAAAAGATGTGGTCTACAGTCAAAATAGTACCACAGCGACTTCAACAGCTCCTTCAGCAACTCCTTCTACCGTGACGAGAAGACCAATCAGCGGGAACACCACGACGAGAAGACCAACGCGAAAACCCACGACCAGACCATCATCGttatcgacgacgacgaagaggcCATCAGCGACCACGAAAAGACCCACTAGACCCACTCAAAAACCACTATCGTCTGAGAAGCCAACGCGTCCCACCAAAGTGACTACTGCGAAACCTAAACCGAGCACCCTGCAGAATGTCACGACAAAGAGACCTCAGATAACAACGAAACGCCCGAAACCGACCAGAAAAACCACAATTACACCGTCCAGCAGCACGGAGGCTTCGTTGCAAGAGCAGAGTCTAACTTTGACGAACGCGACTGAGAACAGCAGTGCAGATACGAGTGCCGAGCCAAATTTTCGGACTC ATTGCGGCGTGAGACCCCTGATGTCAAGAGCGGGAAAGATAGTCGGCGGAAAGGGCGCACAATTTGGCGAGTGGCCATGGCAGGTATTGGTCCGCGAGGCGACCTGGCTCGGCCTCTTTACGAAGAACAAATGTGGAGGTGTACTTATCACCGATAAGTACGTTATAACAGCGGCCCATTGTCAACCAGG TTTCCTGGCTTCGTTGGTCGCGGTGTTTGGCGAGTTTGACATTTCGGGTGAGCTGGAGTCGAAGCGCAGCGTAACCAAGAACGTTCGCCGCGTCATCGTGAACCGCGGCTACGATCCTGCGACATTCGAGAATGACTTGGCGCTCCTGGAGCTGGAATCACCAGTGCAATTCGACGAGCACATCGTGCCGATCTGCATGCCGGAGGAAGGTATCGACTTCACCGGTCGCATGGCGACGGTCACCGGCTGGGGCCGACTTAAATACA ATGGTGGCGTGCCGTCGGTGCTGCAAGAGGTCCAGGTGCCCATAATGGAGAACGCGGTGTGCCAGGAGATGTTCCAAACGGCCGGCCACTCGAAATTGATTTTGGAAAGCTTCCTCTGCGCTGGATACGCCAACGGCCAGAAGGATTCTTGCGAG GGCGACAGCGGTGGACCGCTGGTGATGGAGCGACCGGACGGCAGATGGTTCCTGGTCGGGACCGTTTCTCACGGCATCAAATGTGCGGCTCCGTATCTACCGGGTGTATACATGAGGACGACCTACTTCAAGCCCTGGCTGCACAGCATCACCGGAGTCTGA